In the genome of Limnobaculum zhutongyuii, one region contains:
- a CDS encoding MFS transporter: MTLTRSMTVQEVIDAAPVSAYQWRVLACCFLVVTLDGFDTASIGFIAPAIRQQWQLDAAHLAPLFGAGLFGLTLGALIFGPMADRFGRKNIMQFSVAFFGLMSVLSAFATDMNTLTILRFLTGLGLGGAMPNAITLTSEFVPARRRAGLVTLMFCGFTLGSALGGVVSAQWVPHIGWEGILILGGVMPLVLCVVLWKALPESPRYRVLKQYQPEKVAEVLKKITGKNYDDVHFHLDEKPAEKGAVAALFSREILPTTLLLWCVFFMSLLIIYSLSSWLPTMLNSGGVDLQHAAWVTTAFQVGGTAGAILIGMMMDRFNPYWTLAGSYALGAVFIVLISVSEGSLWAMSLAVLGTGIGISGSQVGLNALSAALYPTQCRATGVSWSNAIGRCGAIFGSLSGGLMLSWNISFSTMFVVISSPAVVATLALVALRFQHRHTRIVAPRITVLSE; encoded by the coding sequence ATGACACTAACACGTAGCATGACGGTTCAGGAGGTGATTGATGCTGCGCCCGTTTCGGCCTACCAGTGGCGGGTTTTGGCTTGCTGTTTTCTGGTAGTGACCCTTGACGGGTTTGATACCGCATCAATTGGATTTATCGCACCGGCTATCCGCCAGCAATGGCAACTGGATGCCGCCCATCTGGCACCGCTGTTTGGTGCAGGCCTGTTTGGCCTGACCTTAGGCGCTTTGATATTTGGACCAATGGCCGATCGATTCGGCCGCAAGAACATTATGCAGTTCAGTGTGGCATTTTTCGGCCTGATGAGCGTGCTGTCCGCGTTCGCTACCGATATGAACACTCTGACGATACTGCGTTTCCTGACGGGATTAGGACTCGGAGGTGCTATGCCGAATGCGATCACCCTGACATCGGAGTTTGTACCTGCCCGGCGGCGAGCTGGTCTGGTGACCCTGATGTTCTGTGGTTTTACGCTGGGGTCTGCACTGGGTGGTGTGGTTAGCGCCCAATGGGTTCCTCATATCGGCTGGGAAGGCATTCTGATTCTGGGCGGCGTGATGCCATTAGTACTGTGTGTGGTGCTGTGGAAGGCGTTACCGGAATCACCCCGTTACCGGGTATTGAAGCAGTATCAGCCTGAAAAAGTGGCAGAAGTACTGAAAAAAATCACCGGTAAAAACTATGACGATGTTCATTTTCATCTGGATGAAAAACCGGCAGAAAAAGGTGCAGTCGCCGCGTTGTTCAGTCGTGAAATTCTGCCAACCACCCTGTTGCTGTGGTGTGTGTTCTTTATGAGTCTGTTGATTATCTACTCACTGTCGAGTTGGCTACCAACCATGCTCAACAGCGGCGGAGTTGATTTACAGCATGCTGCATGGGTCACCACTGCTTTCCAGGTGGGGGGAACTGCCGGCGCCATTCTGATTGGCATGATGATGGACCGCTTTAATCCTTACTGGACGCTGGCGGGCAGTTACGCCTTGGGTGCCGTGTTTATTGTATTAATCAGCGTATCTGAAGGTTCACTGTGGGCGATGTCGCTGGCGGTGCTGGGAACCGGTATTGGCATCAGCGGTTCTCAGGTTGGTCTGAATGCCCTGTCTGCGGCGCTCTATCCAACCCAGTGTCGGGCAACCGGCGTGAGCTGGTCCAATGCTATCGGCCGCTGCGGTGCCATTTTTGGCTCCCTTAGCGGTGGTCTGATGCTGTCGTGGAATATCTCCTTCAGCACCATGTTTGTCGTTATCTCTTCACCGGCGGTGGTTGCCACTCTGGCACTGGTCGCCTTGCGTTTTCAACATCGCCATACGCGAATTGTTGCCCCGCGCATCACCGTATTGAGCGAATAG